Proteins encoded together in one Miscanthus floridulus cultivar M001 chromosome 16, ASM1932011v1, whole genome shotgun sequence window:
- the LOC136512773 gene encoding endo-1,3;1,4-beta-D-glucanase-like — MASSHCWESPPALNPAGGVGEVVDDFGGLKAYVAGSAESKAALILVSDVFGFEAPKLRKIADNVALSGYLVVVPDFLHGDPFDPSNPNNRAMWLQAHSPQKAFEEAKPVIAALKEKGVATIGAAGYCWGAKVVVELAKVHEIQAAVLLHPSLLTVDDIKEIKCPISILGAEIDKTSPPELLKEFQQILSANSGIDHFVKIFPGVAHGWAVRYSDDDVAAVRSAAEALHDMTHWFNKYLK, encoded by the exons ATGGCGAGCTCGCACTGCTGGGAGAGCCCGCCGGCGCTGAACCCGGCAGGCGGAGTGGGTGAGGTCGTTGACGACTTCGGCGGGCTCAAGGCCTACGTCGCCGGCTCGGCGGAGTCCAAAGCCGCTCTCATTCTCGTCTCCGACGTCTTCG GGTTTGAGGCGCCAAAGCTGAG GAAGATAGCGGATAACGTTGCTTTGTCAGGTTACTTGGTCGTAGTGCCAGATTTCCTGCATGGGGATCCATTTGACCCCAGCAATCCCAATAATCGTGCAATGTGGTTGCAGGCACATTCTCCG CAAAAGGCATTTGAAGAGGCAAAACCAGTAATTGCTGCTCTAAAGGAGAAGGGAGTGGCGACCATTGGGGCTGCAGGTTATTGCTGGGGAG CAAAGGTCGTTGTCGAGCTGGCAAAAGTTCACGAGATCCAGGCAGCTGTATTGTTACACCCTTCTTTACTTACTGTTGATGACATTAAAG AGATCAAATGCCCCATTTCTATACTTGGAGCTGAAATTGACAAAACATCACCCCCAGAATTGTTAAAGGAGTTTCAGCAGATCCTGTCAGCAAACTCTGGG ATAGATCACTTCGTCAAAATTTTCCCTGGCGTAGCGCATGGATGGGCTGTGAGATACAGTGACGATGATGTGGCTGCTGTCAGGAGTGCTGCGGAAGCTCTGCATGACATGACCCACTGGTTTAATAAATACCTGAAGTGA